In the Triticum aestivum cultivar Chinese Spring chromosome 2B, IWGSC CS RefSeq v2.1, whole genome shotgun sequence genome, GCAGCCGACCGCGGATACTGGCGCCGAAGCCCTGATGCATAAGCCATTAATTAAGAATGAACTCTTACCCAAACCGCAGGATCCAGTTTGCTGCTTCTCCTCCCCACTCCATCCATCTCAATGGCGAGACAAGCAGCCGGGCCCCCACCAACACAGGGAATACGACGAGCTTATTGAAGGAGTCGCCGGCATCGTTCTCTCTCTCTGATTGCACGTAGCACCTCGCCGCCACAACCATGATGGACACCACCGCTAGCCACCGCGCGCAGCTCGCGTGCGCTGGGGGCGCACTCCACCACGGCATAACGCCGGACTCCAGTATGGGAAGACTCAACCAAGAGAAGAATGGCGGAATGAGTCTGTGATCTATTCCATTGAGCAGTCTGTTACATATACACAGCGGCACGTAGCCTAACTCCCTACATGCAGGGAGTGGATGGCGTGGTCATGGCGGAAGACTAGGCCTAGGTACAACAACCATCACATCTCATACAATGCGTATACAATACATACAACGGTACaattcaacaccccccgcagtccgAACGTTGCTTGGCAAAACGTTCAGGCTGGACCGAAAATCATTGAAGACCGTAGAGGGCAGTcccttggtgaaaatatctgcaaacTGCGACGTGGTCGGAACGTGAAGGACCCTGGCTTCACCGAGAGCTACCCGATCACGGACAAAATGAAGGTCAATCTCGACGTGTTTCGTCCGTTGATGTTGCACAGGATTGGACGAGAGATACACCGCACTGACATTGTCGCAATAGACAACGGTGGCGCGCGTGAGAGGTCGCCGGAGCTCGGTGAGAAGTTGCCGTAGCCAACAAGATTCGGCCACACAGTTTGCCACGGCACGATACTCGGCCTCCGCACTAGAGCGGGACACCGTATGCTGGCGTTTAGATGACCAGGAGACCAAGTTGGAACCCAAGAACACACAAAACCCGGACGTGGATCGGCGGGTATCAGGACACCCGGCCCAGTCGGCATCACTATAAGATATCAGCTCGTGCGAGGAGCCACGATGAAGCTGGAGGCCGAAGTGAGCAGTGCCACGAAGATAACGTAAGACACGCTTGATCAACTGAAAATGTGTGTCGAGAGGGGAGTGCATGAAGAGGCAAATCTGCTGGACAGCATGGGTGATATCGGGCCGAGTGAGTGTAAGGTATTGGAGAGCGCCGGCAAGACTACGGTATTTCGCCGGGTCGGAGTAGGGTGTACCACCGGAGAGGGAGAGTTTGGAGCTAGTGTCAATCGGCGTAGAAATGGAGTGGCAGTTCAGCATGTTGGCACGGTACAAGATCTCGAGAGCATACTGCTCTTGGGACAAGAAGAGCCCAGCAGTGGTGTGGTGTACGGTAATGCCAAGGAAATGGTGGAGATCACCCAGATCGCTCATGGAAAATTCCTTGGTGAGAGACGCCACGAGGGAAGTGAGGAGAGAGGTGGAGCTAGCTGtgaggatgatatcatcaacatacaagAGCAGGTAGGCCATGGCATCTCCTCGATGAAGAATGAAAAGAGAAGTGTCACATTTGGAGGAGACAAAACCGAGCGAGTGAAGGTGGCGGGTGAAACGAAGGAACCATGTCCGCGGAGCCTGCTTAAGACCATATAAGGACTTGTTGAGGCGGCaaacgtgtgtgggatgagcagaATCAACAAAACCGGAGGGTTGCTGACAGTATACAGTCTCAACGAGGTCACCATGGAGGAAGGCATTCTTGACGTCCATTTGCCGGATGGGCCAATTGCTTGCCGTGGAGAGGCTGAGGACCACGCGGATCGTGGCAGGCTTGACGACGGGGCTGAAGGTCTCCCCATAGTCAACACCGGGCTGCTGCGTGAAGCCCCGAACCATCCACCTCGCCTTGTAGCGCGCCAAGGTGCCATCAGGATGTAGCTTGTGCCGAAAAATCCACTTGCCCGTCACCACATTGACACCTGCAGGACACGGCACCAAAGACCAAGTGTCATTACGAATTAGCGCGTTAAACTCGTCTAACATAGCGTCATGACAATGGGGATCCTTGAGAGCCGCACGGTAAGAGGAGGGAAGTGGTGACGGTGCAGTGGTGACGGATAAGTCGAAATGTTTCTTTGGCATGGCGAAACCAGTTTTCCGGCGCGTGATCATCTGGTGCGGATTGGCGTGCGGTGTAACGGGAACAGCACGAGGGGGAACGTGTCACGGTGGGGGAGACAGAAGACGAGACGGGGATCGGGGAGCAGGCGCCAATCCCGAGGAGGGGCTGCTCCCGGTCGAGGAAGCGGGTAGAGATCCCGGGATCCGCGGGCTGCAGCTGGTGTCGCGCACGGACCGAGGCATGCAGGGAGCGGGAGTACGTGAATTGCATGGGGATGCATGGGTGGCGGACCCCGCAGATCGTGGTGGAGGCGTGGCGATTGGGTGGAGGAGTGGAGCTGGTCGCGGGTGGGGCTGGTGAGAGCGACCGGTTGGGACGCGCGGCAGGTGCGGAGCGGCGGGGGGCGGATGTGCGCGTGGGGCCCAGTACGAGGTGAGCGGATCGAGGGGGATCGTGGTGGGTGCGGCAGGTGGGGTGGGATCTTCTGTGGCCACAGCCGGGTCGGCAACAGAGTCATACGGAAAACAGTTTTCATCAAAGACCACGTGGCGAGAGGTGATGACCTTGCGGGTGGACAGATCGAAACATCGGTAGCCTTTCTGCTCGCGAGGGTAGCCGATGAACACACACTTGGTGGAGCGTGGCGATAGCTTGTGCGGCGCGGTGGCAGAGATGTTTGGGAAGCACAAGCAGCCGAAAGTCCGTAGATGGTGGTATGTTGGGTGGATGCCGTAGAGAAGAAAGTGGGGTGTAAAGAAGTGGACAGCACGGGAGGGGCGAATGTTGAGCAGGGCGGTGGCGGTATGGAGTGCTTCGACCCAAAAGGGCGGCGGTAGGCGTGCTTGGAAGAGAAGCGTGCGAATGACGTCGTTGGTGGTACGGATGAACCTTTCGGCCTTGCCGTTTTGGGGAGACGTGTGCGGGCACGTGAGATGGAAAACGATGCCGTTAGTAGAGAAGAACTCGCGAAGGTTAGTGGAGAGAAATTCACCGCCATTGTCACACTGCAAACATTGCACAAGGACATGAAATTGAGTAAGGAGAAACGCAAAGAAACGCTGCAAAGTGGTGCATGTATCGGATTTAGCACGAAGAGGGAAGGTCCAAGAGTAATGAGTATAATCATCCAAAATAACAAGGTAATATTTGTAGCCAGAAAAACTAACAATGGGAGAAGTCCACAAGTCACAATGCAAAAGCTGAAATGGCGCAGTGGTATAGGTGGTCGAGGTGGAGAAAGGGAGGCGGGTGTGTTTGCCCTGTTGACAAGCAATACATGTGGGAGACTTGGGGGTTTATTACATTTGGATGAAACATCAAACGGGAAATGAGCTAAAGAAGAAGAGCCCGGGTGCCCGAGCCGTTTATGCCAGAGATCCGAAGTCGCAAGTGCACACGCCGCTGGTGTGGTGCCGCCATGGTCGCCGGAGAAGTGGTAGAGGTCATCACCACTATTGGACCTCAGAAGAACCTCCTTGGTGTGAagatccttcacagaaaaaccaacGGGATCAAACTCCACGGAAACAAGATTATCACGCGTAAACTTACGTACAGAGATAAGGTTTTGCACAATATTGGGAGAGAGCAGAATATGAGTGAGATAGAAAGGGCGAGGAGGGAGCCGAGTGTTACCGATGGCGACGATAGGGAGACGAGCCCCATTACCGACGATGATATGATGAGTATTATGCGCTAAAAGGGGATGAGACTCGAGCAAGGTACCTGGGTCACCGGTGACATGGGAGGACGCGCCAGTGTCCATGATCCAATCGGCCTGAGGTGGGTAGCCGTGCCCCTGGCTTGGCGCGGCGTGGAACATGGCGGTGGCATCCCATGAGTAGGGCGAGGCAGCGGCGtacggaggtggtggaggcagagtCGGAGCCGTCGTGTACGCGGAGTAGACATGATGGGGCGCTCCCGGACGTGGGCCGAGTACGCCCGCAGAGTTGGGCGGGATCCACGGAGAGCGCAGCGGCGGGAAGGGCATGCCCATGGGGGCGAAGTAGCCCAGCCACGGCTGtggtccgccgccaccgccagcaGGATCACCGCGACCCCGGCCACGGCCGCCACGGCCACGGCCGCCACGCCCGCGGTTGCCACCGCCGGGATGCCCGCCGCCGTTGCCGCCTGGAGGACCGCCACGGCCGCCGTTACCGCCAGGCGAAGGACCGCCGCCAGGAGGGCCGCCACCGCGGTCACCGCGTCCGTCGGCGCCCCTGGCGTCGTCGTGGAGcgcggccagcacctgcgcgcCCTCGGTGCGTGCGCGCTTGTCGATGGCGAGCTTGGCGAGGACGAGGCGGGACCGTGCCTGGGCGAACTTGGGCAGCGGCACGGTGGACTGGATAATGGCGGCCGGCAGTTCGAACTTCTTGCCGACGCCATCGAGCATCTGCAGGGTCGGGGTGCGGTCGGTGACCGGCTCTCGGACGTCAGCGAGGGCGGCGGCGATGCCCTGGAGGCGGCGACAGTACTCGCTGATGGAGAGGTCACCGCGAACGCACGCCCGGAACTCCTGGCCGAGGTGCATCGCGTGCTCGGCCTCATTGGCGAGGAAGTACTCGTGAAGGCGCTGCCAAATGGTGTAAGCAGTGGAGTCGGGCGGGGCGACGAGGTCGAGGAGATCACCTTCGATCGTGGAGAAGAACCAGAGGCGGATAGTGTTGTCGTCGTCGCGCCACTGTGGATCGGCGAGGCGCGCCGAGGCGCCGGCCTGCACGTGCGTCTCCGCGTGGTACCGCGCGAAGAGGAGGTTGAAGTAGTTGCGCCAGCGAGTGAAGTTAGTCCCATCCAGGGCCAACTTGAAGTCGACGACCCCGGCGATGCTCGGAGGAAGGCCGCCGGGAGGTGGGGTGGTGGTTGGCACAGAAAGAGGGATCGGGGGAATAGGGTTGGGTGAGGACGTGGCGAGAGGCAGGCCGCCGGAGTTGGAGAGATCCGGGGTTAGCGAGGCGTGTGGGCGCTCAGAGGCGGCAGCGGCCGCGGCGAGGTCATCGGCAGAGGGGATGTGGCCGAGGCCGTCGTCGACGGGAGAGGAGGGAGGGCTGGTCGACATAGGAAGGAAGAGACCTGCGCTCTGATTACCAAGAAGAATGGCGGAATGAGTCTGTGATCTATTCCATTGAGCAGTCTGTTACATATACACAGCAGCACGTAGCCTAACTCCCTACATGCAGGGAGTGGATGGCGTGGTCACGGCGGAAGACTAGGCCTAGGTACAACAACCATCACATCTCATACAATGCGTATACAATACATACAACGGTACAATTCAACACCAAGAACTAGCTGGATTATATACAAAGCTTCATGCACCTCTCCCCGTCCAGCATCTCCGCCGTCCGAGATTGGGGATCGGGCGGGATAAGGTGGCCCTGCTACGACTCTCAACGAGAACTCTCTCGAGAGGACTCGTCCTTTGTCCCCAGCCAAGATAAGATCGATATAAAAGCCAGCCCCTCGCAACCTGGCCTGGCACAACTTGCGACGTACGCCGG is a window encoding:
- the LOC123040703 gene encoding uncharacterized protein, which gives rise to MSTSPPSSPVDDGLGHIPSADDLAAAAAASERPHASLTPDLSNSGGLPLATSSPNPIPPIPLSVPTTTPPPGGLPPSIAGVVDFKLALDGTNFTRWRNYFNLLFARYHAETHVQAGASARLADPQWRDDDNTIRLWFFSTIEGDLLDLVAPPDSTAYTIWQRLHEYFLANEAEHAMHLGQEFRACVRGDLSISEYCRRLQGIAAALADVREPVTDRTPTLQMLDGVGKKFELPAAIIQSTVPLPKFAQARSRLVLAKLAIDKRARTEGAQVLAALHDDARGADGRGDRGGGPPGGGPSPGGNGGRGGPPGGNGGGHPGGGNRGRGGRGRGGRGRGRGDPAGGGGGPQPWLGYFAPMGMPFPPLRSPWIPPNSAGVLGPRPGAPHHVYSAYTTAPTLPPPPPYAAASPYSWDATAMFHAAPSQGHGYPPQADWIMDTGASSHVTGDPGSSHQGGSSEVQ